GGAAAATCCTTTCCAGTTGGTTAATAAGACAGGTACGCTGGAACAAATCAAGAATCGGATGCGCGAGCGAGTCGGCAATGATTCAGCGAACCAGTCTTTTTATACCTTTTGGAGTGAAGAGTATTTATTAAAACGTGGAGCTTTAGGAGAAATTAATTTCTTTGAAAAAGAGATATATCCCCTCATTGCCAGCAATTACTTTCGTCGATTTGGTGAGGATGGTAACTTTGTGGACAACTTCTGGTGGCTCGATCGCTGGTTTGTGCTAATTTTTGCCATTGATATTGCTGGTCGGACACTGTTGATCTACCGTCGCTTCAATAGCCTCAGCCTGATCGACGCATTTCTCTGGCGTTGGTATGATATTTTCTTGATTTTGCCTATCTGGCGCTGGCTACGCCTGATTCCAGTTACCATTCGGCTAAATGCTTCAGAACTGATTGAATTAGAACCGATCCGTGCCCAGGTAAGCCGTGGGTTTGTTGCCACGATCGGGAATGAATTAACCGAAGCGATCGTCGTTCAGGTCATTAGTCAACTTCAGAATTTGATCGAGGAAGGTACGGTCATTCGTGATTTTTTTCGAAAGGCATCCCAAACCTATATTTCGGTAAACGATGTTAATGAGATTGAGGAAATCAGTAAACGCCTGATACAGATTACAGCTTGTCAGGTATTGCCACAAGTGCGACCCGATTTGGAAGCCTGGATGAAGCATAATGTCACAATGGCTTTACGGCGCTCTCCACTTTATCAGAACCTAGGAAATCTGCCAGTAATCAATAATCTATCGCAGCAACTAGCAGAACAACTGGCAACCCAATTGACTCTTTGGGTTACTGAAGGTCCTCAGTCTGCTTATAAGGCTGTGGCTTCCCTGCCGGATGATCCCGAAGGGAGTGAGTTATTTGATCAATTGATGCGCAGTATTGGCCAACAGTTTGGTATCGGTATCCAGGAAAAACAAATGTTTGCTGATTTACGAATGCTTGCACGAGATTTTCTAGAGGAATTCAAGTTAAATTATGTTCAAAAATTGGCTGAGACAGATTTTGATAATCTCTTAGAAGAGAGTAAGCAAATCGAACAACGCCAATATAAAGGCCAATATAAAAGGTTAACCTAAGAAGAAAATTACTTTCACAAAATAATAAAATAATTATAAAATAATAAGTGCTTCTATGACTTACACTTCTGTCACTCATCCGACTATCTACGATCGCTTATTTGCAACCATTGCAAATCTGGTTTTGCACCACTCTCCCAGCGGTCAAGAAGGGGAAGTTGATCAGGTAATTACTGCCCAATTGACGGCTCTAAATGTCGACTTCTGGCAAGACGAGGCGGGTAATATCATCGCCAAATTGCCTGGTCAAAATCCTGATCGCGCCATCGCGATTACGGCTCACAAGGATGAAATTGGCATGATCGTGAAAACGGTTAAATCCGATGGACGGGTGGAAGTGCGTAAGTTAGGGGGATCGTTTCCCTGGATCTATGGCGAAGGTGTTGTTGATCTGCTGGGCGATCGCGAAACCATTAGCGGAATTCTCAGTTTTGGTTCGCGCCATGTCTCCCACGATTCCCCTCAAAATGTCTACCAAGATAAGAAACCCCTGCGTTGGGAAAATGCCTGGATAGAAACCAAACGATCGGCGACTGAATTAGCGGAATTGGGCATTCGTCCTGGCACGCGTGTTGTTGTTGGTAAACACCGAAAACACCCCCTCCGGCTCCAGGATTACATTGCTAGTTATACACTGGATAATAAGGCATCAGTGGCGATTTTACTGGCTTTGGCAGAGCAGATCACAACCCCTACGGTTGATGTTTACTTAGTGGCTTCGGCTAAAGAGGAAGTTGGCGCGATCGGTGCCCTCTATTTCAGCCAGCGCCAGCGACTTAATGCCCTGATTGCTCTGGAGATCTGCCCCCTTGCTCCCGAATATCCCGTTGAAGATAGTACGGCCCCTGTTTTACTTTCCCAGGATGGCTATGGTCTCTATGACGAATTTCTGAACAATCAGATCCGTCAGGCGGCGGCAGCATTAAATATTCCGCTACAATTAGCCGCTATCACTGGCTTTGGAAGTGATGGTTCGATCGCGATGAAATTTGGTCATGTCCCCCGCGCGGCCTGCCTCAGCTTCCCAACCCAAAATACTCACGGCTATGAAATTGCCCACCTAGGTGCGATCGCCAACTGTATTGATATTCTTAAACAATTCTGTACCGACAACTCAATGGCTATGTAGGTAGTCAGTTGAAATTAAAAGAATGGCTCTCCTGAGTTTATGGTGGGGGCGCATAGCGCCCCCACCATAAACTCAGCGTTTCCGATCGTTTATTGGTAGTTGCTGATACTGTTTACCCCAAAATCCCAGAAGGGTCAGATAGTTGTCGAATTAAATTGGCGACCTGTTGGGCACTGTCGGGAACCGCGATCGCCTGTGCTCGCTTGGCCATCTGCGCCAAGGCTCCCTCAGCCTGAAGCAAACTCAGCACCTTTTCCCGCAATAACTCTGGGGTTAACTGACTTTGCGGCAGCCACAAGGCTGCCCCTGCATCAGCGAAAATTTGGGCATTATAGGTCTGGTGATCCTCGGCAGCATAGGGGTAGGGAATCAGGATTGAGGGTGTACCTGTTATCGCTAACTCCGTTAAACTACCCGCCCCCGCTCGACTAATGACCAGATTTGCCCGCGTTAACAAACTGGCCATCTGCTCCCAAAACGGCAAGGCTAGGTAATGGGGATGCTGCAACGCCCAGCGATCGGGATCATGTTCCCCCGTCAGATGCACGATCCAAATCCCCGCCTCTAACCAGGTCGGGGCACACTGGCGCACCAATTGATTGACCGCAACAGCCCCCTGGCTTCCCCCCACAACGACGAGCAAGGGGGCCGTGTCAGGCACCGCTAATGGTAACGGCGCCTGGGTTGATTGGAAAAACTGCGATCGCACGGGGGTACCCACGGTCATCGTTCTGGCTTGGGGTAACCGGGCCGCCGCCTGCGCAAACCCGATCGCCGTCACCGTACACCACCGGCTCAACCAAGTCGTCACCTTCCCCGGAATGGCATTCGACTCATGCAAAATCACTGGCAACCCCAGCGATCGCGCTGCCAAAATCGCCGGCGCCGCAATATACCCCCCCGTGGTAAACACCCCACAAAAATGTCCCTGTTTTAACCAGCGTCGAACCTGTAACATGGCCAGCGTCATGCGCCCCAGCAGCCCCAGGGTTGATAATCCCAGCCCTTGCTGCATACCTCCGATCGCAACCGTCTTCAGGGGATAGTGGGGGGGGATGAGCGTGACCTCTAGGCGATCGGGCACCCCTAACCAGGTAATCTCATAATCAGATAGGGCTTCGGCTACTGCTAAAGCCGGGAAAAGATGCCCCCCGGTACCACTAGCAGCAATTAACAGGCGTTTAGGCGTCGTTGGCGTCACAAGGATTGGGGTCAGATGCGTGAATTGAGGTTCAGCTTATCGGACAGCAGCAGGCCTTGGCAACAGGGTTAGGCAAGGCCGCAAAGCGATCGGGATATTTCTCAGCCAACAGTTTGCCCAGATTATCAAACGCCATGAGTTCATGCTTGGCTCAACGGTCTAATTGCTCTAACCAATGCTCTAAATCGACGCATGTGTCAAAATCCAACAATGCCTCTGCCAACGCTTCCAACTGTTCGATGGTCAGCCCTCGAATTGCCGGCTCTACATCGGGTGCTAATCGCCCAAACCGTCGGTTCAGTTGCCGTAAAATCAGGGTTGCTTCACCCTCTTGGCGACCTTCTTGGCGACCCTCTTGACGACCTTCTTGGCGACCTTCTTGCCAAATTTCCTGATAAATCACCGATTCCCGCATGATGCCCTCCCGGAAAATCTGACGAATCAGCGGTTGCTGAAACTTCAACCCGGCAAAAATCTGGGTATAGATTGATAACTCCTGTCGTTGCTGCTCTGATTCTAACTGACTAATTTGGGCCGCCACCCGTCGTAATAAGACCTCTGGCTGTGTTGTGGCTGCCAAGGGCGCTAACGGTAGCAAGGCTGGGTTGTTGAGTAATACGGTTGGGTCCTGCT
This DNA window, taken from Trichothermofontia sichuanensis B231, encodes the following:
- the murG gene encoding undecaprenyldiphospho-muramoylpentapeptide beta-N-acetylglucosaminyltransferase — its product is MTPTTPKRLLIAASGTGGHLFPALAVAEALSDYEITWLGVPDRLEVTLIPPHYPLKTVAIGGMQQGLGLSTLGLLGRMTLAMLQVRRWLKQGHFCGVFTTGGYIAAPAILAARSLGLPVILHESNAIPGKVTTWLSRWCTVTAIGFAQAAARLPQARTMTVGTPVRSQFFQSTQAPLPLAVPDTAPLLVVVGGSQGAVAVNQLVRQCAPTWLEAGIWIVHLTGEHDPDRWALQHPHYLALPFWEQMASLLTRANLVISRAGAGSLTELAITGTPSILIPYPYAAEDHQTYNAQIFADAGAALWLPQSQLTPELLREKVLSLLQAEGALAQMAKRAQAIAVPDSAQQVANLIRQLSDPSGILG
- a CDS encoding Rpn family recombination-promoting nuclease/putative transposase; this translates as MAFDNLGKLLAEKYPDRFAAWILGQPAGSVRVLKTELSIEPIRADSLVFLETQDRILHLEFQTRLPSQPPIEFRMLDYWVRLYRQYQVPIVQAVIVLLPPTAGTPIRDYFQVGQTQHRFQVVCLWEQDPTVLLNNPALLPLAPLAATTQPEVLLRRVAAQISQLESEQQRQELSIYTQIFAGLKFQQPLIRQIFREGIMRESVIYQEIWQEGRQEGRQEGRQEGRQEGEATLILRQLNRRFGRLAPDVEPAIRGLTIEQLEALAEALLDFDTCVDLEHWLEQLDR
- a CDS encoding M42 family metallopeptidase; its protein translation is MTYTSVTHPTIYDRLFATIANLVLHHSPSGQEGEVDQVITAQLTALNVDFWQDEAGNIIAKLPGQNPDRAIAITAHKDEIGMIVKTVKSDGRVEVRKLGGSFPWIYGEGVVDLLGDRETISGILSFGSRHVSHDSPQNVYQDKKPLRWENAWIETKRSATELAELGIRPGTRVVVGKHRKHPLRLQDYIASYTLDNKASVAILLALAEQITTPTVDVYLVASAKEEVGAIGALYFSQRQRLNALIALEICPLAPEYPVEDSTAPVLLSQDGYGLYDEFLNNQIRQAAAALNIPLQLAAITGFGSDGSIAMKFGHVPRAACLSFPTQNTHGYEIAHLGAIANCIDILKQFCTDNSMAM